The Podospora pseudoanserina strain CBS 124.78 chromosome 7 map unlocalized CBS124.78p_7, whole genome shotgun sequence region GATTGATGGCCAGAGACCAATGATGATTCCTGAAAGCAGCTGTCGCGATGCGCTACAGATATCATAAATGCATTGAATAGAAAGATCCTTGGAGCGCCAGCGATGTTGCAACGATGCTAAATGgggtgttttgtttcttcacgatggcgagggatgttggagatgttggaggaCTCGATGTTTCCTGGACGGGGGCGCTGGCGGCTGGACCGACTGTGACGAAACCAgttcctgctgctgctgctgctgctgctgctgctgctgctgctgctgcacacGGAGCGTGGCCGGACAGGGGTAGCTTGTGATTGACTTGTGCTTGGCCTTGGGAGAAACCGTTGCAGACTACGCCACAAACTGGCGCATCAGCCACATGGAACAGCCCAGCATGGAAATCAACATTAAAGGCACTTCGTAAAATAAATGCTTCACAACACGGGCATCATACAGTACATTTTTGTCATTATAAAATACACAGCCCCAATAGGCCCTGGTTTGGGTTCTAAAAGAGCCTCTCCTCGCTCGCGTCGGCCGACTTCTTCGACTTCTTGCCCACAAGAGCCTTCTCCCCAGGCACCTTGAAGTACAAACTGGGCGACTCGCCGGTCTTCAACGTGTGGCTCAGGTACCCTCTGTGTGCAGGATCCCGGTAGTACTCGATATCCCATCTGCTCGTCGGGTCTGGCAACCGGTAAAAGTGCTTTCTGCTCGTCCTCGCCTGCTGCAACACACTTTCGACATGCTCAGGTCCGACCGGAAGGGGCTTGTCGGTGTGGACGCTCTTTCCGGAAACCAGGTTCTTGATGGCCGCCTTTGTGTAGTATCTCGTCGTGATCTTGCCGCCAGCGGCCTCGACAGCCAGGATGGCAGAGGCCGATGCTCGGGAGACGACAATGTCGATCGGTGTCCTGATCTCGTTCTTTCCACGGGCGAGAAGCTTGATCCCATCCTTGATTCCAACCAGTCCAGACCTCACAAGTTCGCGGGGGGTGATCGTCTTGGTGGGATCCAGGCGGCCAGCGTCGATCCAGCATTGCAGTCGGTCGAGGTTAAGTTCGGCCATTACCGGCGCGCGGCTGAAGCATGTTATGTTAGCCCAGTGCCTCCAGATGTTGCAGAGATACCTACTGGTTGACAAAGCCCTTCTGACCATGCTTGAAGATGAGGGGAGTCTGACCACCCTGAAACCACGGGTTGACCTTGTTGCGGGCCTTTGTACCCTTCATACCACGACCGGCCGTCTTGCCATAGCCGGACGAGGCACCACGACCTCTGCGGATGCGCTTGTGGTAGGCACCCTTGTTGTCAGAGAGGCTGGCGAGAATCGAGGCGCTCCTGGTCTGCACAGACAGCgcggcgaagagggagacgAGAGATGGCTGCTTTGGCGGCACCTCGAGGGTCCTTCTGCAGCATTGCGCCGCCTGCGCAAACGGTAATCTGGGGGGCATCGCGGCGGTGGGCTGTCGTGATCGCTCTGCGCTCTCTCAAAAATTGGTTGGCGGTTTCC contains the following coding sequences:
- the MRPL10 gene encoding YmL10 (EggNog:ENOG503NVSV; COG:J; BUSCO:EOG09264A2D), whose protein sequence is MPPRLPFAQAAQCCRRTLEVPPKQPSLVSLFAALSVQTRSASILASLSDNKGAYHKRIRRGRGASSGYGKTAGRGMKGTKARNKVNPWFQGGQTPLIFKHGQKGFVNHRAPVMAELNLDRLQCWIDAGRLDPTKTITPRELVRSGLVGIKDGIKLLARGKNEIRTPIDIVVSRASASAILAVEAAGGKITTRYYTKAAIKNLVSGKSVHTDKPLPVGPEHVESVLQQARTSRKHFYRLPDPTSRWDIEYYRDPAHRGYLSHTLKTGESPSLYFKVPGEKALVGKKSKKSADASEERLF